The proteins below come from a single Aspergillus oryzae RIB40 DNA, chromosome 5 genomic window:
- a CDS encoding GTPase-activating protein GCS1 (ADP-ribosylation factor GTPase activator), which translates to MSKMWEVDPETKAKLLQISKTNGNDKCCDCGAPSPQWASPKFGIFICLNCAGTHRGLGVHISFVRSITMDAFKIAEIQRMELGGNEPWKSFFDDHIVTQSEGRTFEDSTIKERYEGEVGEEWKERLSAKVEGREYVPGQKPPQPKRNPTVEAASSRSSTPLGRASPASHDGFGGMDGGRKERNEAYFAKLGSENATRSDSVPPSQGGKFTGFGGGVPVSSGPSRNTSGGNIPGFDDFQKDPMAALTKGFGWFTSTVGKGAKTVNDSYIQPTAKSIAESDFAAQARQHAAQFGQTVQVGARGAAGQFQRFVEGPDENSAGRRRAEPERKDFWDDFSSLAQEDNHRRNASRSSAIGTAAMKPSPTSNTSAATGNASSTAAKEKDDWDNDW; encoded by the exons ATGTCGAAAATGTGGGAGGTAGATCCGGAGACGAAGGCGAAG ctcctccaaaTCTCCAAAACCAATGGAAACGACAAATGCTGCGACTGCGGCGCGCCATCGCCTCAATGG GCCTCCCCTAAATTCGGAATATTCATCTGTCTCAATTGCGCAGGCACTCACCGGGGCCTGGGTGTCCACATCTCTTTCGTTCGATCGATCACCATGGACGCCTTCAAGATCGCTGAGATCCAACGTATGGAGCTCGGTGGTAACGAACCGTGGAAGTCATTCTTCGATGACCACATCGTCACTCAGTCTGAAGGCCGTACATTCGAAGATTCCACCATTAAAGAGCGCTACGAAGGCGAAGTAGGCgaggaatggaaagagagaCTCTCCGCCAAAGTCGAGGGGCGAGAATACGTCCCGGGACAGAAACCTCCCCAACCGAAGAGAAACCCGACCGTTGAAGCCGCCTCTTCGCGATCAAGCACACCGTTGGGCCGGGCCTCTCCTGCGTCGCATGATGGATTCGGAGGTATGGACGGTGGACGGAAAGAGCGTAACGAGGCATACTTTGCGAAATTGGGCTCGGAGAATGCCACTCGATCGGACTCCGTTCCACCATCGCAGGGTGGAAAGTTTActggatttggtggtggtgtgcCAGTTTCTTCGGGACCGTCGAGAAATACCTCCGGAGGAAATATTCCCGGTTTCGACGATTTCCAGAAAGATCCCATGGCCGCCTTGACTAAAGGCTTCGGCTGGTTTACGTCTACCGTTGGAAAGGGTGCGAAGACGGTGAACGACTCATATATTCAACCTACCGCTAAGTCG ATAGCGGAATCCGACTTCGCAGCCCAAGCTCGCCAACATGCTGCCCAATTTGGTCAAACCGTCCAAGTTGGCGCCCGTGGAGCAGCTGGTCAATTCCAACGATTCGTAGAAGGCCCAGACGAGAACAGCGCCGGTCGTCGTCGCGCCGAACCCGAACGTAAAGATTTCTGGGACGACTTTTCCAGCCTCGCGCAAGAGGACAATCACCGTAGAAACGCCTCTCGGTCTAGCGCCATCGGAACTGCAGCCATGAAGCCCAGCCCTACCTCTAACACCAGCGCTGCGACAGGCAACGCATCATCAACGGCcgcgaaagaaaaggacgaCTGGGACAATGATTGGTGA
- a CDS encoding mitochondrial elongation factor MEF2 (mitochondrial elongation factor), with product MAPTHHVCSAGTEILAIGFTRRIGDVDEGSTVTDFLPAERARGITIQSAAITFHWPPQTAGDGNTTPQEPQTPRSASSHTVNLIDTPGHADFTFEVMRSLRILDGAVCILDGVAGVEAQTEQVWHQASTYRIPRIVYVNKLDRDGAAFGRTVREVASRLGGWPAVCQIPWFEGGNGRFTGIADAINLQGLRWEEGDGKSVKMFNLEQLASEEPQLAQELKRARVALVELLSEHDEAMVEKFFDCEEDHLAVPPNDILESLRRCLLEEQGRKIIPIFAGASFRNIGVQPLLDAVTNLLPSPPETPDPEVSIGGVKGGLRRLLSGDLLVEQGEKAASAKGKHKKKSAIQAESRNAIEKLQGCALAFKVVNDPKRGVLVYVRVYSGSLDRNSILYNTNLNVSERAPRLLKMYANDAVEVDSIPEGHIGVVAGLKHTRTGDTLVTYSGNKATPPEPLNTLQLRPITVPPPVFFASVEPHSLSEEKRLQESLAMLLREDPSLHVTVDEDSGQTLLSGMGELHLEIARDRLLNDLKAKASMGRIEIGYRECPLGASGPITRIFDKEIAGRKGKAGCTATVEPFDPEETTTEPDPSTLSIQTTDGNQIVIQAPGLEVEVNKKGIEESPLLPPGLDVHALRTALQNGCLAALARGPQFTFPMHGTRVTLTFNPAEHLFGNESTPSALSAAARLATSSALRDLPSGAGTSLMEPVMNVIISVDEASLGAVVHDISSSRGGHIISLDEETPLQTTDITSNPTDDLLPPIDPNKVYAPPDPFQSSTVGIDLPSSANRPRTITAKVPLKEMVGYLKHLRSLSAGRGTFVMSVDRFEKMSAPRQKAVLAELRGDFF from the exons ATGGCTCCGACGCACCACGTCTGCTCCGCGGGAACAGAAATATTAGCAAT TGGATTTACAAGAAGGATAGGAGACGTGGATGAAGGCTCCACTGTCACCGACTTCCTTCCTGCTGAGCGCGCTCGAGGAATTACGATTCAATCGGCCGCTATCACCTTCCATTGGCCACCTCAAACTGCCGGTGATGGAAATACAACTCCGCAGGAGCCACAAACGCCAAGGTCTGCGTCATCTCATACCGTGAACCTCATTGACACCCCTGGACACGCGGACTTCACTTTTGAAGTCATGCGATCCTTGCGCATTCTTGATGGCGCGGTATGCATTCTAGACggtgttgctggtgttgaggctcAAACAGAGCAAGTGTGGCACCAAGCAAGTACCTACCGGATTCCCCGGATTGTTTACGTGAACAAGCTTGACAGAGATGGGGCAGCCTTTGGCCGGACGGTCCGAGAGGTTGCCTCCCGACTGGGTGGATGGCCTGCCGTCTGTCAAATACCTTGGTTTGAAGGAGGAAATGGACGTTTTACTGGCATTGCCGATGCTATCAATCTCCAAGGCCTCCGCtgggaggaaggagacggCAAGTCTGTCAAGATGTTCAACCTTGAACAGTTGGCTAGCGAAGAACCTCAGCTTGCACAGGAACTCAAGCGCGCGAGAGTTGCCCTCGTTGAACTGCTGAGTGAGCATGATGAAGCCATGGTGGAGAAGTTCTTCGACTGTGAAGAGGACCATTTGGCAGTCCCCCCGAATGACATTCTGGAGAGTCTGCGCAGATGCCTCCTAGAGGAGcagggaaggaaaatcatTCCCATTTTCGCTGGTGCTAGCTTTCGAAACATTGGTGTCCAGCCTCTTCTCGACGCTGTGACGAATCTACTCCCTAGCCCTCCTGAGACTCCTGACCCAGAGGTCAGCATTGGTGGAGTTAAGGGTGGCCTCCGACGCCTGCTTTCTGGCGATCTACTAGTTGAACAAGGCGAGAAGGCAGCTTCTGCTAAGGGTAAGCACAAGAAGAAGTCGGCCATTCAAGCAGAGTCCCGCAACGCCATTGAAAAGCTCCAAGGCTGCGCCCTAGCCTTCAAGGTCGTCAACGACCCCAAGCGTGGTGTCCTAGTGTACGTCCGCGTCTATTCCGGCTCGCTCGACCGAAACAGCATCCTATACAACACCAACCTAAATGTATCAGAGCGGGCCCCCCGTCTGCTAAAGATGTATGCGAATGATGCCGTCGAGGTCGACTCCATTCCCGAAGGCCACATCGGAGTCGTAGCTGGTCTCAAACACACCCGAACTGGAGACACCCTAGTTACCTACTCCGGCAACAAAGCCACACCCCCCGAACCTCTCAACACCCTCCAACTCCGTCCGATCACCGTCCCACCCCccgtcttcttcgccagTGTCGAACCCCACAGCCTAAGCGAGGAGAAAAGACTCCAAGAGTCTCTCGCGATGCTCCTCCGCGAGGATCCCAGTCTCCACGTCACCGTCGACGAAGACTCAGGCCAAACCCTCCTCAGCGGCATGGGCGAACTGCACCTCGAGATCGCCCGAGACCGCCTCCTCAACGACCTCAAAGCCAAAGCCTCCATGGGACGCATCGAAATCGGCTACCGCGAATGCCCCCTCGGCGCCTCCGGCCCCATAACCAGGATCTTCGACAAGGAAATCGCCGGCCGCAAAGGCAAAGCCGGCTGCACCGCAACCGTCGAGCCCTTCGACCCCGAGGAGACCACCACAGAACCCGACCCATCGACCCTCTCCATCCAAACCACAGACGGCAACCAAATCGTCATCCAAGCACCAGGCCTCGAAGTCGAAGTCAACAAAAAGGGCATCGAAGAGAGTCCCCTCCTACCCCCAGGCCTAGACGTACACGCCCTCCGCACAGCCCTCCAAAACGGGTGTCTCGCGGCACTCGCCCGCGGTCCTCAATTCACCTTCCCCATGCACGGCACCCGCGTCACCCTCACCTTCAACCCAGCCGAACACCTTTTCGGCAACGAATCCACCCCCTCGGCACTCTCCGCCGCAGCCCGTCTCGcaacctcctccgccctCCGAGACCTCCCCTCCGGAGCAGGCACATCCCTCATGGAACCAGTCATGAACGTCATCATCAGCGTAGACGAAGCCAGTCTCGGCGCCGTGGTACACgatatctcttcctcccgcGGGGGCCACATCATCTCGCTGGACGAGGAAACACCCCTCCAAACGACGGATATCACCTCAAACCCAACAGacgaccttcttccccccATCGACCCGAACAAGGTCTACGCCCCGCCTGATCCCTTCCAGTCATCAACCGTGGGAATCGACCTCCCCTCGTCGGCTAACAGACCCCGAACTATCACGGCAAAGGTCCCCCTCAAGGAAATGGTCGGATATCTCAAACACCTGCGAAGTTTAAGCGCGGGGCGCGGCACGTTCGTCATGAGCGTCGATCGGTTCGAGAAGATGAGTGCGCCGAGACAGAAGGCTGTGCTTGCTGAGCTCAGAGGTGACTTTTTCTAA
- a CDS encoding retromer subunit VPS17 (membrane coat complex Retromer, subunit VPS5/SNX1, Sorting nexins, and related PX domain-containing proteins) — translation MDYSAISHDPEHPAGTSPWASPRPNQTTFPTSSTNDIPSDPLAPPHPPYDADRESQPESSLPTGQEQTESPDISERLQSAQLGDPDYHNEPSQYAAQQQQYGEQPRSQVPARYQTGARQHARPAPLYKIQAKITSLERTGKKDPILRFDVHTNLPKFRTTQYRDVRRTHAEFTKLAEHLMSANPEAMVPAVPPPLTPAGAGTEEDEIRVKASMQKWLNTVLGNEVLMQDDEVVLFVESDFGYSPVVRMKQPATGMRRKVLKQFAPPPDDTPELQNARPVVKMFYLGSMDASHKVDRVVKGRRGLGLAESDFGVKLGQMHVQETHPGLANAYRKLGKVIQTVGDYHAVQATAEATTIGEPLNYHSSDAFIVKETLTNRHILLRDLIQAQQVTRSKRAAADRLKVSSSVRPDKVDEAINALDEAQSHEDYLTKRTHRVTSNLLQEKRRWFDRTTSDLLASLREYTLRQIDAERRTLATLESVRPDIRAIDSSGGLSRLGRESHPTVRRPNLGSSQGPKGDAWSGIPRRSDGLGRSMSGSLISPTSEADEEVNGQGKGRLRSPSGVGPVVEEDDEDRLDARNAASRLATSTF, via the exons ATGGACTACTCCGCTATATCGCATGACCCCGAACACCCCGCGGGTACCTCGCCTTGGGCTTCTCCACGACCTAATCAAACCACGTTCCCTACTTCGAGTACCAACGACATTCCTTCCGATCCGTTAGCTCCACCTCATCCTCCGTATGATGCCGACAGGGAATCCCAACCCGAAAGTTCTCTGCCTACCGGACAGGAGCAGACCGAGTCACCCGACATCTCGGAAAGACTACAGAGCGCACAGCTAGGCGATCCAGATTACCATAACGAGCCATCACAGTATGCCgcgcaacagcaacaatatGGCGAGCAACCTCGGTCTCAGGTCCCCGCTAGGTATCAAACCGGGGCCAGACAGCATGCCAGACCAGCTCCTCTATACAAAATTCAGGCGAAGATTACAAGCTTAGAGAGGACAGGCAAAAAGGATCCCATTCTGCGTTTCGATGTTCAC ACCAACCTTCCCAAATTCAGAACCACTCAATATCGCGATGTCCGTCGTACCCATGCAGAGTTTACTAAGCTCGCCGAACATTTGATGTCGGCGAACCCCGAAGCGATGGTTCCCGCGGTGCCTCCTCCATTGACTCCCGCTGGCGCAGGAactgaagaggatgagattcGCGTGAAGGCGTCCATGCAAAAATGGTTGAACACCGTTCTGGGTAACGAGGTTTTGATGCAGGACGATGAGGTTGTTTTATTCGTTGAGAGTGATTTTGGGTATAGCCCGGTTGTTCGGATGAAGCAGCCTGCGACAGGTATGCGGAGAAAGGTCTTGAAGCAGTTCGCGCCTCCCCCAGATGATACGCCTGAGCTACAGAACGCGCGACCCGTAGTGAAGATGTTTTATTTAGGAAGCATGGATGCTAGTCATAAGGTTGACCGAGTGGTCAAGGGCCGACGAG GACTCGGCCTTGCCGAATCAGACTTTGGTGTAAAGCTGGGACAGATGCATGTACAAGAGACACACCCAGGCCTGGCCAATGCCTACCGAAAATTGGGAAAGGTGATTCAGACAGTCGGGGATTATCACGCAGTCCAGGCTACAGCAGAAGCCACCACCATCGGGGAGCCATTGAATTATCACTCTTCTGACGCTTTTATTGTGAAGGAGACCCTTACTAACCGCCACATCTTGCTTCGGGATTTGATTCAAGCTCAACAAGTCACCCGCAGCAAGCGCGCAGCTGCAGACCGTCTGAAAGTCAGCTCTTCTGTTCGTCCCGATAAAGTTGATGAGGCAATCAATGCTCTAGATGAAGCTCAGAGCCATGAAGACTATCTCACAAAGAGGACACACCGGGTGACATCGAACCTGCTTCAGGAGAAGCGCCGCTGGTTCGACCGGACCACGAGCGATCTCTTGGCCAGCCTACGTGAATACACGCTGCGTCAGATTGACGCTGAGCGTCGTACTCTTGCAACCCTTGAGAGTGTTAGACCAGATATCCGGGCAATCGATTCGTCTGGTGGACTGAGCCGACTGGGCCGTGAATCACACCCGACTGTGCGGCGGCCAAACCTCGGTTCAAGTCAGGGACCCAAGGGCGACGCGTGGAGCGGCATTCCTCGTCGCAGTGACGGTCTTGGGCGCAGCATGAGTGGCAGCTTGATCTCGCCTACTTCGGAGGCCGATGAAGAGGTGAATGGGCAGGGCAAGGGAAGGTTGCGCTCCCCCAGTGGCGTCGGCCCAGttgtcgaggaagatgatgaggatcGACTGGATGCCCGCAACGCAGCGAGCCGGCTAGCGACCAGCACCTTCTGA
- a CDS encoding uncharacterized protein (predicted protein), translating into MASQIERRLSHIEYSDKICIEAIRGERLPEALGLPVVQHSVIRGIRYHDGFAEELMGSLPAFTRALCARSIMSNRVPQINQPEDIPYCIWHPDVATEATYREVARRYPQMKYQVGRACAVAGYFNLYMELNLLPEVHIADEARENGHSDIYEDIMASPVKYEVMNDYFRTINADQPKVAHLNGNTAVRPYLEVKRKFRQTDEPFDVKGTASKGHYFDITEDNGVDEFDTKSLPSDGAAVTQYLYSPLPRDLPLINKDVLILTAAYYGDIDRYARLCRPMTVPTEIHCIVRGIYHNTMFAKWWSLQPDISDYRIQRAIYARFIMDNDISRITPETPCNELPYLIWYPAIAHGRVYQELVRRKPSMKAAVARACIVADYRDVYDKLDVDPDVDLLAEAKVSPNPYYLQDLRNKTERRGGVPDEWPKWNPCYTRDRLFEHTTTRLLGDVSNSIADTESGVPYNGVYAGMSHVALHVCASEGQDMHDVDLSDMY; encoded by the coding sequence ATGGCGTCGCAGATAGAGAGAAGGCTATCCCATATTGAATATTCTGACAAGATATGCATCGAGGCAATCCGTGGAGAGCGCTTACCAGAGGCCCTCGGCTTGCCTGTCGTGCAACACTCCGTTATCCGTGGAATAAGGTATCACGATGGCTTTGCCGAAGAGCTCATGGGCTCGCTACCTGCCTTCACCCGTGCACTGTGCGCGCGAAGCATCATGAGCAACAGAGTCCCACAAATCAACCAACCTGAGGACATCCCTTACTGCATCTGGCATCCAGACGTAGCCACAGAAGCCACATATCGTGAAGTGGCTCGCCGCTACCCCCAAATGAAATATCAAGTTGGGCGAGCCTGCGCTGTCGCCGGATATTTCAATCTGTATATGGAGCTGAATCTGCTCCCTGAAGTTCATATTGCCGACGAGGCGCGAGAAAACGGCCATTCGGATATTTACGAGGATATAATGGCAAGTCCCGTCAAGTACGAAGTCATGAACGACTATTTCCGCACGATCAACGCCGATCAGCCAAAGGTGGCCCATCTGAATGGCAATACTGCCGTTCGCCCTTATCTTGAGGTTAAACGGAAGTTTCGACAAACCGATGAACCATTCGATGTCAAGGGCACGGCATCAAAGGGTCATTACTTTGACATTACCGAAGATAACGGGGTGGATGAGTTCGACACAAAGAGTCTGCCTTCTGACGGAGCAGCTGTGACACAGTACCTATACTCGCCGCTTCCCCGAGACCTTCCGCTCATCAACAAGGACGTTCTGATACTTACGGCTGCGTACTATGGTGACATTGATCGCTATGCGCGACTGTGTCGTCCAATGACAGTACCAACCGAAATCCACTGCATTGTTAGAGGGATTTACCACAACACAATGTTCGCCAAATGGTGGTCTCTCCAACCAGATATAAGCGATTACCGAATCCAACGCGCAATCTATGCTCGATTCATTATGGACAATGATATCTCTCGAATCACACCAGAAACCCCCTGTAATGAGCTCCCCTATTTGATATGGTACCCGGCCATTGCACACGGGCGGGTTTATCAAGAACTCGTACGACGAAAACCTTCCATGAAAGCAGCTGTAGCTCGAGCGTGCATTGTAGCCGATTACAGGGACGTATACGATAAGCTGGATGTAGATCCAGATGTGGATCTCCTTGCAGAGGCAAAAGTCAGTCCCAATCCATATTATCTGCAAGATCTCAGAAACAAGACGGAAAGGCGAGGCGGTGTTCCGGATGAATGGCCCAAGTGGAATCCATGTTATACAAGGGATCGTCTATTCGAACATACAACTACTCGACTGTTGGGTGATGTATCGAATTCTATCGCGGACACGGAGTCGGGTGTACCTTATAACGGTGTTTATGCTGGTATGAGTCATGTAGCTCTTCATGTGTGTGCTTCAGAGGGACAGGATATGCATGATGTTGATCTAAGTGACATGTATTAA
- a CDS encoding uncharacterized protein (predicted protein) translates to MYREEKLTNAQMKLTAIATLAYGISTASAYALYGGYERMFYYYGYMIDADVNGQPKKVAPSCKQTGKCTFNEFIKYINDLSKPVSVTSDELPEVHTTAQKLDTLQLTGAYKVGKIWPKASTIPALFDQISRYIKEVRDRVKRKESIEFARASIESVCFLRKFARSEALRPYLEGKKVTPVIKKEVFNGKYYDLVDEAATIKKFSQAKKMIQDFDKADPSHNDNIKASCDAAARLHGG, encoded by the exons ATgtatagagaagaaaagctaaCAAACGCACAGATGAAGCTCACCGCCATCGCCACCCTTGCATACGGGATATCAACGGCAAGTGCATACGCCTTGTACGGAGGCTACGAGCGAATGTTCTACTACTACGGCTACATGATAGATGCCGACGTCAACGGACAGCCCAAGAAGGTTGCACCTAGTTGTAAACAGACTGGAAAATGCACTTTCAACGAGTTTATCAAATATATCAACGATTTATCCAAGCCAGTATCCGTCACGTCAGACGAGCTTCCCGAGGTGCACACCACAGCGCAAAAGCTCGATACCCTACAATTGACAGGAGCATATAAGGTTGGCAAAATATGGCCAAAGGCTAGTACGATTCCGGCGCTGTTTGACCAG ATATCTAGATACATCAAGGAGGTTCGCGACAGAgtaaagaggaaagagagcaTAGAGTTCGCACGTGCGTCCATTGAATCTGTCTGCTTTCTGCGAAAATTCGCCAGGTCAGAAGCGCTGCGGCCGTATcttgaaggaaagaaagtcaCACCCGTCATCAAGAAAGAGGTGTTTAATGGCAAATATTATGACCTGGTGGATGAGGCTGCAACCATTAAGAAATTCTCTCAGGCCAAGAAAATGATCCAGGATTTTGACAAGGCGGACCCGTCCCACAATGATAACATAAAAGCCTCTTGTGACGCAGCTGCTAGGCTACATGGTGGATGA